A genomic region of Nerophis lumbriciformis linkage group LG28, RoL_Nlum_v2.1, whole genome shotgun sequence contains the following coding sequences:
- the LOC133570634 gene encoding uncharacterized protein isoform X1, which produces MSTLHMLRALVDQRLTAAVEEIFVVLERTIAEYEAELSRTKEENNRLLDAVFKKHQVVLHRTDVQRVSAESQEEEWHTSVGQKELEPPHIKEEEEELWEQLQRLEEANDEDEAQSFQLHHSQSEENRGAELVSQHITEADGEHCEDIKSEPDSIFAPLSDMDHMMSHSSDHSDHIQKPLESKNDSKGDTRHHTNNKHFDCSECGKSFRWKSDFTRHMRIHTGEKPFTCSVCKKSFSTKDHMTTHMRTHTGEKPFTCSVCKKSFSTKRDMTTHMRTHTGEKPFACSACAKRFNTKNEKTTHMRTHTGEKPFTCPVCKKSFSTKLNMTTHMRTHTGEKPFTCSVCKKSFSTKLNMTTHMRTHTGEKPFACPVCKKSFSRKERMTTHMRTHTGKKPFSCTVCDKTFRFKFQVSRHKCVTVMEAAGM; this is translated from the exons atgtctacattacacatgttgagagcgttggtggatcagcgactaactgctgccgttgaagaaatatttgtagtgttagaaagaacgatagcagaatacgaggcggaactttctagaacaaaggaggagaacaatcgactactggacgctgttttcaagaaacatcaagttgtgttacacagaacag acgtccagcgggtgtcagcagaGAGTCaagaagaggagtggcacaccagtgtgggacagaaggagctggaGCCCccacacattaaagaggaagaggaggaactgtgGGAGCAGCTTCAAAGGTTGGAGGAGGCTAACGATGAAGATGAAGCCCAGTCCttccagcttcatcacagtcaaagtgaggagaacagaggggcggagcttgtaagtcaacacatcacagaagctgatggagagcattgtgaagatatcaagtcagaaccagacagcatctttgctccactgtcagacatggaccacatgatgtcacactcttctgatcacagtgaccacatccaaaaacctttggagagtaaaaatgactctaaaggtgatacgagacatcacactaacaacaaacactttgactgctctgaatgtgggaaatcatttagatggAAGAGTGATTTtacaagacacatgagaatacatactggagagaaaccttttacttgctctgtttgtaagaagagtttctccacaaaagatcacatgaccacacacatgagaacacacactggagagaaaccttttacttgctctgtttgtaagaagagtttctccacaaagcgtgacatgaccacacacatgagaacacacactggagagaaaccttttgcttgctcagcttgtgctaaaagattcaacacaaaGAATGAaaagaccacacacatgagaacacacactggtgagaaaccttttacttgccctgtttgtaagaagagtttttcCACGAAGcttaacatgaccacacacatgagaacacatactggagagaaaccttttacttgctccgtttgtaagaagagtttctccacaaagcttAACATGactacacacatgagaacacacactggtgagaaaccttttgcttgccctgtttgtaagaagagtttctccagaaaggaacgcatgaccacacacatgagaacacacactggaaagaaaccgtttagttgcactgtgtgtgataaaacATTCAGGTTTAAGTTTCAGGTcagtagacacaagtgtgtaacagtcatggaagctgcagggatgtaa